From Roseburia hominis, the proteins below share one genomic window:
- the rpmA gene encoding 50S ribosomal protein L27, whose translation MMKLNLQFFAHKKGVGSTKNGRDSESKRLGAKRADGQFVKAGNILYRQRGTKIHPGVNVGRGGDDTLFALVDGVVRFERKGRDKKQVSIYPAAE comes from the coding sequence ATAAAAAGGGAGTTGGTTCTACAAAGAACGGACGTGACTCTGAGTCTAAAAGACTTGGTGCCAAAAGAGCAGACGGACAGTTTGTAAAGGCTGGAAACATCCTGTACAGACAGCGCGGAACCAAGATTCACCCAGGCGTGAATGTAGGACGCGGAGGAGACGACACCCTGTTCGCACTGGTTGACGGTGTTGTTCGTTTCGAAAGAAAAGGTAGAGATAAGAAACAGGTTTCTATCTATCCGGCAGCTGAATAA